From a region of the Triticum aestivum cultivar Chinese Spring chromosome 7D, IWGSC CS RefSeq v2.1, whole genome shotgun sequence genome:
- the LOC123167412 gene encoding F-box/FBD/LRR-repeat protein At4g00160, translated as MGDGAASHPAPRYNGEDRISALPNDLLGDIITRLPFMDAARTAAFASHWRQIWRSTPLVLRDADAHLSEATHVATVARALADHPGPFHTVSLFGCRAASLDLELPEWPRLLTTKRIENLCFHNKQTQLQTTLSPLPADILCCGSLQSLSLAFWKIPDDLLLAANAFPNLRKLGLVRNDMSDQYIHRLLVSSPILEYLGLVLNGKPERVHVCSQSLRCLFLGLSKVEEFTVVDTPLLERIMFFKPPYGGTDCVRFRIASAPKLRVIGYLEPRIHKLQIGGSIIKPDTMASPGTVVPGVEVLALKVNFGVFWEVKMLASFLRCFPNVGTLHIESVQPDPSVAAHEPTGEQHARFWKEASPVESLRLHIRSLFIHKFQGDQNEFEFLKYVALNARELRALLVVSPDKKIALALADEVNEMANKLDRPLFQPWTARGLLESPRVRNVLISAKVPFLGVRDPFRW; from the exons ATGGGTGATGGCGCCGCCTCCCACCCCGCCCCGCGCTACAACGGCGAGGACCGCATCAGCGCCCTCCCCAATGACCTCCTCGGCGACATCATCACCCGCCTTCCCTTCATGGATGCTGCACGCACTGCCGCCTTCGCCTCCCATTGGCGTCAGATCTGGCGCTCCACCCCGCTCGTCCTGCGCGATGCCGACGCCCACCTCTCCGAGGCCACGCACGTCGCCACCGTCGCCAGGGCCCTTGCCGACCACCCGGGGCCCTTCCACACCGTGAGCCTCTTCGGCTGCAGGGCCGCCTCCCTGGATCTCGAGCTCCCAGAGTGGCCGCGCCTCCTCACCACcaagcgcatcgagaacctctgcTTCCATAACAAGCAAACCCAGCTCCAGACCACCTTGTCGCCCCTTCCTGCCGACATCCTCTGTTGCGGCTCGCTCCAGTCCCTCTCACTGGCCTTCTGGAAGATCCCTGACGACCTCCTACTCGCCGCCAACGCCTTCCCCAATCTCCGGAAGCTCGGATTGGTACGAAATGACATGAGCGACCAGTACATCCACCGCTTGCTCGTTTCCAGCCCCATTCTGGAGTACCTTGGGCTCGTGCTCAATGGTAAGCCCGAGCGCGTCCATGTCTGCAGCCAAAGCCTCCGGTGCTTGTTCCTTGGGCTATCCAAGGTGGAGGAGTTCACCGTGGTGGACACCCCACTCTTGGAGCGCATCATGTTCTTCAAGCCGCCTTATGGTGGAACCGATTGCGTGAGGTTCAGGATTGCTTCGGCACCCAAGCTGCGGGTGATTGGCTACCTGGAGCCAAGAATTCACAAGCTGCAGATCGGTGGCAGCATCATCAAA CCTGACACAATGGCGAGCCCAGGAACCGTGGTTCCTGGCGTCGAGGTATTGGCCCTGAAGGTGAACTTTGGTGTCTTTTGGGAGGTGAAGATGTTGGCCAGCTTTCTAAGATGCTTCCCCAATGTTGGCACGCTGCACATCGAG TCTGTACAACCTGATCCATCAGTGGCCGCTCATGAACCCACCGGAGAGCAGCATGCTAGGTTCTGGAAGGAGGCCAGTCCAGTCGAAAGCTTGAGATTACACATCAGGAGCTTGTTCATCCACAAATTTCAAGGGGATCAAAATGAATTCGAATTCCTCAAGTACGTGGCCTTGAATGCGCGGGAGCTGCGAGCATTGCTGGTCGTGTCGCCTGACAAAAAAATTGCTTTGGCACTGGCAGATGAGGTGAATGAGATGGCAAACAAATTGGACCGTCCACTATTTCAGCCATGGACTGCTAGAGGGTTGTTGGAGTCACCTAGAGTGCGCAATGTTTTGATCTCTGCTAAAGTACCCTTTCTCGGTGTCCGTGACCCTTTTCGCTGGTGA